The following proteins are co-located in the Diorhabda carinulata isolate Delta chromosome 4, icDioCari1.1, whole genome shotgun sequence genome:
- the LOC130892270 gene encoding uncharacterized protein CG7065-like isoform X1, whose amino-acid sequence MEPCAPGTEDDPPIMYSSLTKKESEQQRLLSQKAFLKNGKYSNVFDLTIQNGSEHWYCNACECPVMGRVFQHELGRRHALSIFNTHHNVENLKNDTPPPETVVEVAPGEPIPPGFEDACRVSIIQERLDGFRFGPLVALEYLIELQDDDPSKEPYYLCILCDKRGDPRTVLTHLASYNHISQYLQKHFPTCWRLLAPYNTKQYRRNWQTTLQKIAEGIEKKFGRLKPYPIEKDKFQKDRMHYLKIVGKGRHFSEMSGYTFEELVVHDELTKNVDTPEEKQNEPSSSNNWGATTAYIEKPFKKRSPSPPVVNMPSKKTKGNAQTNPRKQEPAFSTVVQSQKPPIQNSKEGGAPQPNKVATQIVQKQPIRRRSLSSLSSLSDRSDNSDKANRRDMYASQRGGKPPDVQLSYGRRRSPRRRSIPRRRTPSPTRRRSPSPRRRSPIRRRSKSPSFKSEQEKEKMRKMEEYKKLARAIENDMFKTLKQHEKNPEKHPHYNEEWKKFWNRRYKELKNEGKDASKYDFKPEWIEFWNKRLVELHSDELRNRKEALRKRLALPEEINPIKFKIGAGTSMNVQKPLPMAALPDQDNDVIIIEDKDEERKVIWDDATKSRGEGSRKIKRRSPSPRLRISRERNLTKKNRSPVRYTRSRSRSRDYPIQSKKKLLNDKQRIKNASPISDISDSSRDDSKSPSRERSYEKKRQIRESSFERDLRGKERIRTVADLPWERDSVYRNPYLPPPSMRDVVPILEDNDDDVEVNVVDVLRILTALEERLGSLGPKVVDLLAQALAMEKSEANSSEQLLDNEINCVLFETIKEKLKGQMFAGLVDHIQQRAFKKAIKKIASLIHLAGKRKGQREKLLPKLPTVTATGKVDKAAIAKQIANALILQGKTDVTQAELEQLINAVVGMAEASKVVSKPITTAGFLNMISGNEFGKKETKTIIDLDKITEPLTPSPGKTSISNMENLSDSDLQTLLQNFKDLSTEEQHNLINYLKKLEYQEPDRVEKLRKFVNLEPNSKTKDESIDSIKDCSNEGVEESKTRSKSSEKGSPFSNRFEDNLGNEELENVESDEEEETEKDNHNEAEPENDKSDKKVNVDSEEDEYTFEDVVKTVSKNVKEKEMEQNKKVVEETMKYDQNRSNLTNAKDLISQLMSNISKNNSTTTKNIDLLGLGQPASSNPPPTSTTTTMDLSRLLNINVASLASIVNNVKNMSANDNQSNFKPTMSNNQPTLNFDLGQLKSDFLKEGQNSGAIDRDHFDINRPLDVTNKNFHVGSNQNDGPRGPDINRMPLRGENDRFGSGVFDRFGQGGSDRFAPVGPDRFIPTEPDRFRPGGPDRFGPGGPDRFVPGSSDRFGPTPERFGPGGSDRFGPVGQDRFGSNRLGPGSLDRHGSALDFQMPGIPDRYGSGGNDRLGLGGPDRLGPVVPDRFGTGSDDRFKSGFGPGQDRAALGGPGRLGPGFDDRSFGNTGINRQPLNSLGAPGLNGPRMMGTRQGGPGLGGAGNFGLGKGPFDGDAFNKNRSGPGNQRNFQRLPAPDFSKPSGNLNRW is encoded by the exons ATGGAACCTTGTGCTCCCGGTACTGAAGATGATCCTCCGATTATGTATTCTTCACTTACTAAAAAG gAAAGTGAACAACAGCGCTTACTTTCCCAAAAAGCCTTTTTAAAAAACGGAAAATATTCGAACGTATTTGATTTAACTATTCAAAATGGATCTGAGCATTGGTATTGTAATGCCTGTGAATGTCCAGTTATGGGACGTGTTTTTCAACATGAGTTGGGCAGACGACATGCTCTATCCATATTTAATACACACCATAATGTGGAGAATCTTAAAAATGATACTCCACCTCCTGAAACTGTTGTCGAAGTAGCACCAGGAGAACCAATACCACCAGGCTTTGAAGATGCCTGTAGAGTATCTATCATTCAg GAACGTCTAGATGGGTTCAGATTTGGACCTTTGGTGGCTTTGGAATATCTTATAGAACTGCAAGATGACGATCCTTCAAAGGAACCATATTATTTATGCATATTATGTGATAAAAGAGGAGATCCACGTACTGTTTTAACTCATCTAGCTAGTTACAATCATATTTCTcag tacttacaaaaacattttccgACTTGTTGGCGTTTACTGGCTCCTTATAATACCAAACAGTATAGAAGAAATTGGCAGACGACACTGCAAAAAATTGCTGAAGGTATAGAGAAAAAATTCGGTCGACTGAAACCGTACCCAATCGAAAAGGATAAGTTTCAAAAGGACAGGATGCACTATCTTAAAATTGTTGGCAAAGGAAGGCACTTCTCAGAAATGAGTGGCTATACTTTCGAAGAGCTTGTCGTACACGACGAGTTAACGAAAAATGTAGACa CTCCAGAAGAGAAACAGAATGAGCCGTCTTCCTCAAATAATTGGGGTGCTACAACAGCTTACATAGAAAAACCTTTCAAGAAGCGTAGTCCTTCTCCTCCCGTcgtaaatatgccttcaaaaAAGACAAAAGGAAACGCTCAAACTAATCCGAGGAAACAAGAACCAGCTTTTTCAACAGTAGTTCAGAGTCAGAAACCACCTATACAGAACAGCAAAGAGGGTGGAG cACCTCAACCAAATAAAGTGGCGACTCAAATTGTTCAGAAACAACCAATCAGAAGAAGATCTTTATCAAGTCTATCGAGTCTTTCTGATAGGAGTGACAATAGTGATAAAGCTAATAGAAGGGATATGTATGCTTCTCAAAGAGGAGGTAAACCTCCTGATGTCCAGCTTTCATATGGAAG GCGGAGATCTCCAAGACGTAGATCTATTCCTAGACGTAGAACACCATCACCTACTAGACGTAGGTCTCCATCTCCTAGGCGAAGATCTCCGATCAGACGTCGATCCAAATCTCCCTCATTCAAATCtgaacaagaaaaagaaaaaatgagaaaaatggaGGAATACAAAAAACTTGCAAGGGCTATTGAGAATGATATGTTTAAAACATTGAAACAACATGAGAAAAATCCAGAAAAACATCCTCATTATAatgaagaatggaaaaaattttggaatcggag GTACAAGGAATTGAAAAACGAAGGCAAAGACGCTTCCAAATATGATTTCAAACCAGAATGGATAGAATTCTGGAATAAACGTTTAGTTGAATTACACAGTGACGAATTGAGGAATCGCAAAGAAGCGTTGAGAAAACGTCTAGCTCTTCCAGAAGAAATTAATCcgattaaatttaaaattggaGCAGGTACCTCTATGAATGTGCAGAAACCGCTTCCCATGGCTGCACTTCCCGATCAGGATAATGATGTTATCATTATCGAAGATAAAGATGAAGAAAGAAAAGTGATTTGGGACGATGCAACGAAAAGCAGAG GTGAAGgaagtagaaaaattaagaGACGTTCACCGAGTCCTCGACTGAGAATATCTAGAGAAAGGAATCTTACCAAGAAAAATCGTAGTCCTGTTCGTTACACTCGATCGAGATCTAGATCTAGAGACTACCCAATCCAGAGTAAAAAGAAACTACTAAATGATAAACAACGAATCAAAAATGCTTCTCCTATCAGTGACATATCGGACAGTTCaag GGATGATTCCAAATCGCCTTCAAGGGAAAGGAGTTATGAAAAGAAGAGACAAATAAGGGAGAGCTCATTCGAAAGAGATTTACGAGGCAAGGAAAGAATTAGGACTGTAGCTGATCTACCTTGGGAGAGAGATTCAG tatACAGAAATCCTTATCTACCACCTCCAAGTATGCGGGATGTTGTTCCGATTCTCGAAGATAACGACGATGACGTGGAAGTTAATGTTGTCGATGTTCTTCGTATTCTTACGGCGCTTGAAGAACGTTTAGGATCTTTGGGTCCCAAAGTTGTCGATCTTTTGGCTCAGGCTTTGGCGATGGAAAAAAGTGAGGCTAACAGTTCTGAACAACTTTTGgacaatgaaataaattgtgtcctttttgaaactattaaagaaaaattgaaag GTCAGATGTTTGCTGGATTAGTGGACCACATACAACAAAGAGCCTTCAAAAAGGCGATAAAGAAAATAGCAAGTTTAATCCATTTGGCAGGAAAAAGAAAAGGACAACGAGAAAAGTTGCTTCCAAAATTACCAACTGTTACTGCTACTGGTAAAGTAGACAAAGCCGCCATCGCCAAACAAATTGCAAATGCATTAATTCTTCAGGGAAAGACTGACGTAACTCAAgctgaattagaacaacttatAAATGCAGTG gtCGGTATGGCAGAAGCGTCTAAAGTAGTCAGCAAACCTATAACAACGGCTGGTTTCTTAAATATGATCAGTGGAAACGAATTTGGAAAGAAAGAAACTAAAACAATTATCGATTTGGACAAAATTACAGAACCATTAACGCCAAGTCCGGGAAAAACGTCTATAAGTAACATGGAAAATTTGTCAGATTCTGATTTACAAACGCTTCTGCAAAATTTCAAAGATTTATCTACAGAAGAACAACATAACTTGATAAATTAcctgaaaaaattagaataccAAGAACCGGACAGAGTTGAAAAGTTGAGAAAGTTTGTTAACTTGGAaccaaattcaaaaacaaaagatGAATCGATTGACAGCATCAAAGATTGTTCCAATGAAGGTGTAGAAGAATCTAAAACCAGGAGTAAATCTAGTGAAAAGGGTAGTCCCTTCTCAAATAGATTTGAAGATAATCTTGGAAACGAAGAG ttggAAAATGTTGAAtctgatgaagaagaagaaacagaaaaagatAATCACAATGAAGCGGAACCAGAAAATGATAAATCTGATAAAAAAGTCAATGTAGATTCAGAAGAGGATGAATATACTTTCGAAGATGTTGTAAAAACCGTCTCTAAAAACGTAAAAGAGAAggaaatggaacaaaataagAAAGTAGTTGAAGAAACGATGAAATACGACCAAAACAGATCCAATTTAACCAACGCTAAAGATCTCATATCGCAGCTTATGAGTAATATTAGTAAAAACAATTCTACAAcaactaaaaatattgatttgttagGATTAGGCCAACCTGCTTCGTCTAATCCCCCACCTACAAGTACAACAACAACTATGGATTTAAGTAGATTACTTAATATTAATGTTGCTAGTTTAGCGAGTATTGTgaataatgttaaaaatatgtCGGCAAATGATAATCAAAGTAATTTTAAACCAACAATGTCAAACAATCAACCAACGTTGAATTTTGATTTAGGACAATTGAAATCAGATTTCTTAAAAGAAGGACAAAACAGTGGTGCAATAGACAGAGAccattttgatataaatagaCCGTTGGAcgtaactaataaaaattttcatgtaggATCAAATCAAAATGATGGACCTAGAGGACCAGATATTAACAGAATGCCACTTCGAGGTGAAAATGACAGGTTTGGATCTGGAGTTTTTGATCGATTCGGACAAGGAGGTTCTGATCGCTTTGCGCCAGTAGGCCCTGATCGATTTATACCCACAGAACCAGATCGATTTAGACCTGGAGGTCCCGACCGATTTGGACCTGGAGGTCCTGATCGATTCGTACCAGGTAGTTCTGATCGATTTGGGCCAACCCCTGAACGATTCGGACCGGGAGGCTCTGATCGATTTGGTCCCGTTGGTCAAGACCGATTCGGATCCAATAGACTTGGTCCAGGAAGCTTGGATAGGCATGGGTCAGCTTTAGATTTTCAAATGCCTGGAATTCCAGATAGGTATGGTTCAGGAGGAAATGACAGACTTGGGTTAGGAGGCCCCGATAGGTTGGGACCGGTTGTGCCAGATAGATTCGGGACAGGATCTGATGATAGATTTAAATCAGGATTTGGACCAGGACAGGATAGAGCAGCGTTAGGTGGCCCAGGTCGATTAGGGCCCGGATTTGATGATAGAAGTTTTGGTAATACCGGAATTAATAGACAGCCTTTGAATTCACTAGGAGCGCCAGGATTGAATGGACCACGAATGATGGGTACAAGACAGGGAGGACCAGGATTAGGAGGTGCCGGAAATTTCGGGCTCGGTAAGGGTCCGTTTGATGGTGACgcgtttaataaaaatagatcaGGTCCTGGTAATCAAAGGAACTTTCAACGGTTACCGGCTCCAGATTTTTCAAAACCTAGTGGTAACTTGAATAGGTGGTAA
- the LOC130892270 gene encoding uncharacterized protein CG7065-like isoform X2, with protein sequence MGRVFQHELGRRHALSIFNTHHNVENLKNDTPPPETVVEVAPGEPIPPGFEDACRVSIIQERLDGFRFGPLVALEYLIELQDDDPSKEPYYLCILCDKRGDPRTVLTHLASYNHISQYLQKHFPTCWRLLAPYNTKQYRRNWQTTLQKIAEGIEKKFGRLKPYPIEKDKFQKDRMHYLKIVGKGRHFSEMSGYTFEELVVHDELTKNVDTPEEKQNEPSSSNNWGATTAYIEKPFKKRSPSPPVVNMPSKKTKGNAQTNPRKQEPAFSTVVQSQKPPIQNSKEGGAPQPNKVATQIVQKQPIRRRSLSSLSSLSDRSDNSDKANRRDMYASQRGGKPPDVQLSYGRRRSPRRRSIPRRRTPSPTRRRSPSPRRRSPIRRRSKSPSFKSEQEKEKMRKMEEYKKLARAIENDMFKTLKQHEKNPEKHPHYNEEWKKFWNRRYKELKNEGKDASKYDFKPEWIEFWNKRLVELHSDELRNRKEALRKRLALPEEINPIKFKIGAGTSMNVQKPLPMAALPDQDNDVIIIEDKDEERKVIWDDATKSRGEGSRKIKRRSPSPRLRISRERNLTKKNRSPVRYTRSRSRSRDYPIQSKKKLLNDKQRIKNASPISDISDSSRDDSKSPSRERSYEKKRQIRESSFERDLRGKERIRTVADLPWERDSVYRNPYLPPPSMRDVVPILEDNDDDVEVNVVDVLRILTALEERLGSLGPKVVDLLAQALAMEKSEANSSEQLLDNEINCVLFETIKEKLKGQMFAGLVDHIQQRAFKKAIKKIASLIHLAGKRKGQREKLLPKLPTVTATGKVDKAAIAKQIANALILQGKTDVTQAELEQLINAVVGMAEASKVVSKPITTAGFLNMISGNEFGKKETKTIIDLDKITEPLTPSPGKTSISNMENLSDSDLQTLLQNFKDLSTEEQHNLINYLKKLEYQEPDRVEKLRKFVNLEPNSKTKDESIDSIKDCSNEGVEESKTRSKSSEKGSPFSNRFEDNLGNEELENVESDEEEETEKDNHNEAEPENDKSDKKVNVDSEEDEYTFEDVVKTVSKNVKEKEMEQNKKVVEETMKYDQNRSNLTNAKDLISQLMSNISKNNSTTTKNIDLLGLGQPASSNPPPTSTTTTMDLSRLLNINVASLASIVNNVKNMSANDNQSNFKPTMSNNQPTLNFDLGQLKSDFLKEGQNSGAIDRDHFDINRPLDVTNKNFHVGSNQNDGPRGPDINRMPLRGENDRFGSGVFDRFGQGGSDRFAPVGPDRFIPTEPDRFRPGGPDRFGPGGPDRFVPGSSDRFGPTPERFGPGGSDRFGPVGQDRFGSNRLGPGSLDRHGSALDFQMPGIPDRYGSGGNDRLGLGGPDRLGPVVPDRFGTGSDDRFKSGFGPGQDRAALGGPGRLGPGFDDRSFGNTGINRQPLNSLGAPGLNGPRMMGTRQGGPGLGGAGNFGLGKGPFDGDAFNKNRSGPGNQRNFQRLPAPDFSKPSGNLNRW encoded by the exons ATGGGACGTGTTTTTCAACATGAGTTGGGCAGACGACATGCTCTATCCATATTTAATACACACCATAATGTGGAGAATCTTAAAAATGATACTCCACCTCCTGAAACTGTTGTCGAAGTAGCACCAGGAGAACCAATACCACCAGGCTTTGAAGATGCCTGTAGAGTATCTATCATTCAg GAACGTCTAGATGGGTTCAGATTTGGACCTTTGGTGGCTTTGGAATATCTTATAGAACTGCAAGATGACGATCCTTCAAAGGAACCATATTATTTATGCATATTATGTGATAAAAGAGGAGATCCACGTACTGTTTTAACTCATCTAGCTAGTTACAATCATATTTCTcag tacttacaaaaacattttccgACTTGTTGGCGTTTACTGGCTCCTTATAATACCAAACAGTATAGAAGAAATTGGCAGACGACACTGCAAAAAATTGCTGAAGGTATAGAGAAAAAATTCGGTCGACTGAAACCGTACCCAATCGAAAAGGATAAGTTTCAAAAGGACAGGATGCACTATCTTAAAATTGTTGGCAAAGGAAGGCACTTCTCAGAAATGAGTGGCTATACTTTCGAAGAGCTTGTCGTACACGACGAGTTAACGAAAAATGTAGACa CTCCAGAAGAGAAACAGAATGAGCCGTCTTCCTCAAATAATTGGGGTGCTACAACAGCTTACATAGAAAAACCTTTCAAGAAGCGTAGTCCTTCTCCTCCCGTcgtaaatatgccttcaaaaAAGACAAAAGGAAACGCTCAAACTAATCCGAGGAAACAAGAACCAGCTTTTTCAACAGTAGTTCAGAGTCAGAAACCACCTATACAGAACAGCAAAGAGGGTGGAG cACCTCAACCAAATAAAGTGGCGACTCAAATTGTTCAGAAACAACCAATCAGAAGAAGATCTTTATCAAGTCTATCGAGTCTTTCTGATAGGAGTGACAATAGTGATAAAGCTAATAGAAGGGATATGTATGCTTCTCAAAGAGGAGGTAAACCTCCTGATGTCCAGCTTTCATATGGAAG GCGGAGATCTCCAAGACGTAGATCTATTCCTAGACGTAGAACACCATCACCTACTAGACGTAGGTCTCCATCTCCTAGGCGAAGATCTCCGATCAGACGTCGATCCAAATCTCCCTCATTCAAATCtgaacaagaaaaagaaaaaatgagaaaaatggaGGAATACAAAAAACTTGCAAGGGCTATTGAGAATGATATGTTTAAAACATTGAAACAACATGAGAAAAATCCAGAAAAACATCCTCATTATAatgaagaatggaaaaaattttggaatcggag GTACAAGGAATTGAAAAACGAAGGCAAAGACGCTTCCAAATATGATTTCAAACCAGAATGGATAGAATTCTGGAATAAACGTTTAGTTGAATTACACAGTGACGAATTGAGGAATCGCAAAGAAGCGTTGAGAAAACGTCTAGCTCTTCCAGAAGAAATTAATCcgattaaatttaaaattggaGCAGGTACCTCTATGAATGTGCAGAAACCGCTTCCCATGGCTGCACTTCCCGATCAGGATAATGATGTTATCATTATCGAAGATAAAGATGAAGAAAGAAAAGTGATTTGGGACGATGCAACGAAAAGCAGAG GTGAAGgaagtagaaaaattaagaGACGTTCACCGAGTCCTCGACTGAGAATATCTAGAGAAAGGAATCTTACCAAGAAAAATCGTAGTCCTGTTCGTTACACTCGATCGAGATCTAGATCTAGAGACTACCCAATCCAGAGTAAAAAGAAACTACTAAATGATAAACAACGAATCAAAAATGCTTCTCCTATCAGTGACATATCGGACAGTTCaag GGATGATTCCAAATCGCCTTCAAGGGAAAGGAGTTATGAAAAGAAGAGACAAATAAGGGAGAGCTCATTCGAAAGAGATTTACGAGGCAAGGAAAGAATTAGGACTGTAGCTGATCTACCTTGGGAGAGAGATTCAG tatACAGAAATCCTTATCTACCACCTCCAAGTATGCGGGATGTTGTTCCGATTCTCGAAGATAACGACGATGACGTGGAAGTTAATGTTGTCGATGTTCTTCGTATTCTTACGGCGCTTGAAGAACGTTTAGGATCTTTGGGTCCCAAAGTTGTCGATCTTTTGGCTCAGGCTTTGGCGATGGAAAAAAGTGAGGCTAACAGTTCTGAACAACTTTTGgacaatgaaataaattgtgtcctttttgaaactattaaagaaaaattgaaag GTCAGATGTTTGCTGGATTAGTGGACCACATACAACAAAGAGCCTTCAAAAAGGCGATAAAGAAAATAGCAAGTTTAATCCATTTGGCAGGAAAAAGAAAAGGACAACGAGAAAAGTTGCTTCCAAAATTACCAACTGTTACTGCTACTGGTAAAGTAGACAAAGCCGCCATCGCCAAACAAATTGCAAATGCATTAATTCTTCAGGGAAAGACTGACGTAACTCAAgctgaattagaacaacttatAAATGCAGTG gtCGGTATGGCAGAAGCGTCTAAAGTAGTCAGCAAACCTATAACAACGGCTGGTTTCTTAAATATGATCAGTGGAAACGAATTTGGAAAGAAAGAAACTAAAACAATTATCGATTTGGACAAAATTACAGAACCATTAACGCCAAGTCCGGGAAAAACGTCTATAAGTAACATGGAAAATTTGTCAGATTCTGATTTACAAACGCTTCTGCAAAATTTCAAAGATTTATCTACAGAAGAACAACATAACTTGATAAATTAcctgaaaaaattagaataccAAGAACCGGACAGAGTTGAAAAGTTGAGAAAGTTTGTTAACTTGGAaccaaattcaaaaacaaaagatGAATCGATTGACAGCATCAAAGATTGTTCCAATGAAGGTGTAGAAGAATCTAAAACCAGGAGTAAATCTAGTGAAAAGGGTAGTCCCTTCTCAAATAGATTTGAAGATAATCTTGGAAACGAAGAG ttggAAAATGTTGAAtctgatgaagaagaagaaacagaaaaagatAATCACAATGAAGCGGAACCAGAAAATGATAAATCTGATAAAAAAGTCAATGTAGATTCAGAAGAGGATGAATATACTTTCGAAGATGTTGTAAAAACCGTCTCTAAAAACGTAAAAGAGAAggaaatggaacaaaataagAAAGTAGTTGAAGAAACGATGAAATACGACCAAAACAGATCCAATTTAACCAACGCTAAAGATCTCATATCGCAGCTTATGAGTAATATTAGTAAAAACAATTCTACAAcaactaaaaatattgatttgttagGATTAGGCCAACCTGCTTCGTCTAATCCCCCACCTACAAGTACAACAACAACTATGGATTTAAGTAGATTACTTAATATTAATGTTGCTAGTTTAGCGAGTATTGTgaataatgttaaaaatatgtCGGCAAATGATAATCAAAGTAATTTTAAACCAACAATGTCAAACAATCAACCAACGTTGAATTTTGATTTAGGACAATTGAAATCAGATTTCTTAAAAGAAGGACAAAACAGTGGTGCAATAGACAGAGAccattttgatataaatagaCCGTTGGAcgtaactaataaaaattttcatgtaggATCAAATCAAAATGATGGACCTAGAGGACCAGATATTAACAGAATGCCACTTCGAGGTGAAAATGACAGGTTTGGATCTGGAGTTTTTGATCGATTCGGACAAGGAGGTTCTGATCGCTTTGCGCCAGTAGGCCCTGATCGATTTATACCCACAGAACCAGATCGATTTAGACCTGGAGGTCCCGACCGATTTGGACCTGGAGGTCCTGATCGATTCGTACCAGGTAGTTCTGATCGATTTGGGCCAACCCCTGAACGATTCGGACCGGGAGGCTCTGATCGATTTGGTCCCGTTGGTCAAGACCGATTCGGATCCAATAGACTTGGTCCAGGAAGCTTGGATAGGCATGGGTCAGCTTTAGATTTTCAAATGCCTGGAATTCCAGATAGGTATGGTTCAGGAGGAAATGACAGACTTGGGTTAGGAGGCCCCGATAGGTTGGGACCGGTTGTGCCAGATAGATTCGGGACAGGATCTGATGATAGATTTAAATCAGGATTTGGACCAGGACAGGATAGAGCAGCGTTAGGTGGCCCAGGTCGATTAGGGCCCGGATTTGATGATAGAAGTTTTGGTAATACCGGAATTAATAGACAGCCTTTGAATTCACTAGGAGCGCCAGGATTGAATGGACCACGAATGATGGGTACAAGACAGGGAGGACCAGGATTAGGAGGTGCCGGAAATTTCGGGCTCGGTAAGGGTCCGTTTGATGGTGACgcgtttaataaaaatagatcaGGTCCTGGTAATCAAAGGAACTTTCAACGGTTACCGGCTCCAGATTTTTCAAAACCTAGTGGTAACTTGAATAGGTGGTAA